The genomic window TTAAAATAGTTCACCTCAAATGGATGGGTGCCACCATTTTCTAATGTTATTAAAGGATTTGAAATGAATATTTTAGGATCAACACGATCGTTTTTATAATCTGTTTTTACACAGGAAAATAACGGTAGGATACACACCACCATGAGAATTGTTTTTTTCATAATAGATATTTAAGGGTTTTGTAAAGCTAATAAAAACCTAAATAAAAAACAACAATTAACGTATTTTAGTAAAAAAAGAGGGTGTTAGCTTATGAGCTTCACAATGTCTTTAGCAAAATAACTTGCAATAATATCTGCTCCAGCACGCTTAAACGCCATGGTGGTTTCTAAAACTGCGGCATCGTGATTGAGCCATCCTTTTTCACTTGCCGCTTTGATCATGGCATATTCGCCACTCACTTGGTAAGCCGCCACAGGCACATCAAATTCATTTTTAATTTCACGGAGAATGTCTAAATACGCCAAGCCTGGTTTGACCATCACAATATCGGCTCCTTCATCGATGTCCATTTCGGTTTCTCTCATCGCTTCAAAACGGTTGGCATAATCCATTTGATAGGTTTTTTTATCCTTAGGAATGTTTTTAGAATCTACGGGAGCTGAATCCAAAGCATCTCTAAAAGGGCCATAAAATGAAGAAGCATATTTAGCACTGTAACTCATGATGCCGGCATCAACATAGCCATCATCTTCAAAGGCTTCACGAATGCTCGAAATACGTCCATCCATCATATCACTAGGAGCCACAAAATCAGCCCCCGCCTCCATATGAGACAAACTCATTCCTGTTAAAATTTCAACCGTATCATCATTTTGAATAATCCCCTCAGAAACAATTCCATCGTGTCCATAAATAGAATACGGATCGAGTGCTACATCGGTCATGACCAACATTTCTGGACAGACATTTTTGATGGTTTTTACAGCGCGTTGCATCAAACCGTTTGAGTTCAAAGCTTCCGTACCTTTGTTGTCTTTCAGTGCGTCTGCCACTTTCACAAATACAAGTACCGACTTTAATCCTAAACTCCAAAGCAGTTTTACTTCGGCTTCGAGAGTATCCAAACTAAACCTGAAATAGTTGGGCATGGAAGGGATTTCAGACTTGATGCCTTTGCCTTCTACAACAAATAAAGGCACTAAAAAATCATTTGGTGTAAGAATGGTTTCTCTTACCAAACTACGGATTGATTCATTGGTCCGTAAGCGTCTATTTCTTTTGATTGGATACATAATTAAACCCAGTTTTTAGGGGCTTTTAACACCCGCATTAATTGTTCTTCTCTACTGTTTGGCTCTGGATGATGGTCGTACACCCACTGTACATGGGGAGGTAAACTCATAAGAATACTTTCGATTCTTCCATTTGTTTTTAAGCCAAAAAGAGTGCCTTTGTCGTGTACTAAATTAAATTCTACATAGCGCCCTCTTCGAATTTCTTGCCAGTTGCGTTCTTCAGGGGTATAGGGTAAATGGATTCTTTTTTCTAAAATAGGGACGTAGGCTTCCAAAAAGCTATCGCCGACTTCACTCACAAAATCAAACCACTGCTCCATACTCATGTCTTCTGTGGCCTTGCAATAGTCAAAAAACAGGCCGCCAATTCCACGTGCTTCGTCGCGATGGCTGTTGTGAAAATACTCATCACAGCGTTTTTTATAAGTGGAATAAAACTCGGGATTGTGTTTGTCACAGGCATTTTTACAGGTTTGATGAAAATGAATGGCATCGTCTTCAAACAGATAATAAGGGGTCAAATCTTGTCCGCCACCAAACCACTGATCAATGACGTCCCCTTGATCGTTGTACATTTCAAAATAACGCCAATTTGCATGTACTGTGGGAGCCATCGGATTTTTTGGGTGCAAGACCAAGCTTAGACCACAGGCAAAAAAATCAACATCGCCCACCTTAAAATAAGCTTGCATAGAGGCTGGTAATTTTCCATGAACACCAGAAATATTAACGCCGCCTTTTTCAAAGACCGCACCATTTTCGATCACTCGGGTACGTCCGCCACCCCCTTCGGGACGTTCCCAAATATCTTCTTTGAAGGATACACTGCCATCAATTTCTTCAAGTTTTGAAGTGATGCTGTCTTGTAAATTTTCGATGTATTTAAAGAATTTATCTTTCATTTTAAGGGATTTAATTTGATGATATAATTCGTATAACTCCATGTCCAATGGACGTTCTCTTGTAGTTTTAAATGTATTTTACTATATATTAGGTTGAATTCAGCAATCACCTATTAACTCTTATATTCTTTTACAGCGTCAATAAATGCTTTCGCATGATCAATAGGGATATTTGGTAAAATCCCATGTCCTAAATTTACAATGTATTTATCTTTCCCAAATTCATTAATCATTTGATGCACCATTTTTTTGATTTCAGCAGGAGGGGATAACAATCTCGAAGGGTCAAAATTCCCTTGAAGCGTTACATTTCCACCCGTTAAATAACGCGCATTTCGAGCCGAACAGGTCCAGTCAATTCCCAAGGCTGAAGCATTTGATTTTGCCATGTCACCCAAAGCAAACCAACATCCTTTTCCAAAAGCAATTACGGGGGCATCGTCTTTTAAAGCTTCTATAATTTGATTGATATACTGCCATGAAAATTCTTGGTAATCCGTTGGTGAAAGCATGCCACCCCAAGAATCAAATATTTGAACGGCATTGACACCGGCTTTGACTTTTTCTTTAAGATAGGCAATTGTTGTATCTGTAATTTTTTGTAATAATTGATGCGCCGCCATTGGGTTTGTAAAACAAAATTCTTTGGCTTTGTCAAAGTTTTTACTGCCCTGTCCTTGTACACAGTAGCATAAAATAGTCCAAGGCGATCCCGCAAAACCAATCAGAGGAATGTCGTCATTCAACAATTCTTTGGTCGCTTTAATCGCTTGATATACATAGTCCAATTCTACGGTCACATCTGGAACGATGACATTGTCAACGTCTTTTTGAGTTCGTACAGGATTTGGTAAATAAGGTCCAAAATTAGGTTTCATCTCCACCTCAATATTCATTGCTTGTGGAATCACGAGGATGTCACAAAACAAAATGGCAGCGTCCATTCCATAGCGTCGGATTGGTTGCACCGTGATTTCACTTGCGAGTTCCGGCGTACGACAGCGGGTAAAGAAATCGTATTTTTCTCTAATGGCGATGAATTCTGGTAAATAACGTCCCGCTTGACGCATCATCCAAACTGGTGGACGTTCAACCGTTTCGCCTCTCAATGCTTTTAAAAATAAATCGTTTTTAATCATAACGTCTAAATATAATTTTGATTCACAAGATCGATGACACTTTCTACCGTAGGAATTTTCGCTACGCGTACATCTTTAAAATATTTTTTTGCTTCCTTCGCTGTGCTTTCGCCGATACAATATGCGATACAGTCTGGGGTGTTTTTTTGTAAAAAACTTTGAATTGTAGAAGGGCTGTAAAACATAACACCCTCTATAGATTTCTCCAGTTTAGGCGCTTCCAACTTGGTGCTGTAGGCTTCAATTTCTTTAACCTTAATGTTACTGTCTCCTAAAATAGTAGGCAGGTCATCCATCCGAATGTCGCTACAAAAGTAGGTGGCTTCAGAACCTTCAATAAAATCTACCAGATAATTTGCCAAAGCCTTGGCATTTTTCTCTGAATGTTTTACAGGTCCAATTTTCTGTTCGATCAGGCGTTTGGTACGTCTGCCAACACAGTAAATCGTTTCAAAATTTAAGTCCTCAACAGGACAGTTATTTAAGATGGCTTCCACGCCGTTTTTACTCGTAATAATTACATTTTTATGCGCTGCTTTTAAATGAATGGGTTTGATTCTATTCGCCGCTGTTTTGATAAAGTCAGAACTTTCAACTTTAAGTGCGTTGTTAAATAAATCTTTTTGTCCTCTACTTAATAATTTCGATGAAAAAATAGTGGTTGGCCCGTTGTCTATCGCTGTGGTTCCAATCAAGGTTTTACCACCCCGACTCAAAATAAATTCTACGCAATCATCAACAAGGGTGTAATGTTCTCCGAGTTTTGCGGTGCGTTTGGCTTCAATTTTTTTAGTTCCATCGGTACTTAAAACAATCCCATGGAAATGAATCTCTTCTTCTTTTATATAGGCGAGGGCTCCAATGGGAGCGCTACAACCGCCTTCTAGTTTATTTAAAAATTCGCGTTCAATTTTTGTTGAAATTGCGGTTTCTTCATGGTTCAGTGGTGCACAAGCTTCCATGGCTTCTACATTTGAACTTAGAGACGCAATCATTACCGCTCCTTGTGCTGGTGCGGGTACCATCCATTCTAAATTCACAGAATCTTCGGGGGT from Formosa sp. Hel1_33_131 includes these protein-coding regions:
- the hemB gene encoding porphobilinogen synthase — its product is MYPIKRNRRLRTNESIRSLVRETILTPNDFLVPLFVVEGKGIKSEIPSMPNYFRFSLDTLEAEVKLLWSLGLKSVLVFVKVADALKDNKGTEALNSNGLMQRAVKTIKNVCPEMLVMTDVALDPYSIYGHDGIVSEGIIQNDDTVEILTGMSLSHMEAGADFVAPSDMMDGRISSIREAFEDDGYVDAGIMSYSAKYASSFYGPFRDALDSAPVDSKNIPKDKKTYQMDYANRFEAMRETEMDIDEGADIVMVKPGLAYLDILREIKNEFDVPVAAYQVSGEYAMIKAASEKGWLNHDAAVLETTMAFKRAGADIIASYFAKDIVKLIS
- the hemF gene encoding oxygen-dependent coproporphyrinogen oxidase translates to MKDKFFKYIENLQDSITSKLEEIDGSVSFKEDIWERPEGGGGRTRVIENGAVFEKGGVNISGVHGKLPASMQAYFKVGDVDFFACGLSLVLHPKNPMAPTVHANWRYFEMYNDQGDVIDQWFGGGQDLTPYYLFEDDAIHFHQTCKNACDKHNPEFYSTYKKRCDEYFHNSHRDEARGIGGLFFDYCKATEDMSMEQWFDFVSEVGDSFLEAYVPILEKRIHLPYTPEERNWQEIRRGRYVEFNLVHDKGTLFGLKTNGRIESILMSLPPHVQWVYDHHPEPNSREEQLMRVLKAPKNWV
- the hemE gene encoding uroporphyrinogen decarboxylase codes for the protein MIKNDLFLKALRGETVERPPVWMMRQAGRYLPEFIAIREKYDFFTRCRTPELASEITVQPIRRYGMDAAILFCDILVIPQAMNIEVEMKPNFGPYLPNPVRTQKDVDNVIVPDVTVELDYVYQAIKATKELLNDDIPLIGFAGSPWTILCYCVQGQGSKNFDKAKEFCFTNPMAAHQLLQKITDTTIAYLKEKVKAGVNAVQIFDSWGGMLSPTDYQEFSWQYINQIIEALKDDAPVIAFGKGCWFALGDMAKSNASALGIDWTCSARNARYLTGGNVTLQGNFDPSRLLSPPAEIKKMVHQMINEFGKDKYIVNLGHGILPNIPIDHAKAFIDAVKEYKS
- the hemC gene encoding hydroxymethylbilane synthase: MSKIIRIGTRDSALALWQAKTVQSQLQHLGHETVLVPVKSTGDLVLNKPIYELGVTGVFTRTLDIALLNEEIDIAVHSLKDVPTVMPEGIVQAAVLKRGNIRDTLVFKTNEEFLAQKDAVIATGSLRRKAQWLNRYPTHSIVGIRGNVNTRLDKLENSDWNGAIFAAAGLGRLELTPEDSVNLEWMVPAPAQGAVMIASLSSNVEAMEACAPLNHEETAISTKIEREFLNKLEGGCSAPIGALAYIKEEEIHFHGIVLSTDGTKKIEAKRTAKLGEHYTLVDDCVEFILSRGGKTLIGTTAIDNGPTTIFSSKLLSRGQKDLFNNALKVESSDFIKTAANRIKPIHLKAAHKNVIITSKNGVEAILNNCPVEDLNFETIYCVGRRTKRLIEQKIGPVKHSEKNAKALANYLVDFIEGSEATYFCSDIRMDDLPTILGDSNIKVKEIEAYSTKLEAPKLEKSIEGVMFYSPSTIQSFLQKNTPDCIAYCIGESTAKEAKKYFKDVRVAKIPTVESVIDLVNQNYI